The Deltaproteobacteria bacterium genome includes the window CTGGTACAACATAGTATGTTACCCACGCTATGGGCATAAATATTCCTATTAAGATTCTATCGAGTTGGAACACAGCCTGTGATGCGATTTGATTTAAGAATTTCATTATGCCGAAATTACCAAGAGTTTTGAATGTATTTATGTGAAAGGATGGTTTAAGGGATAATTCCGGTAAGAGTTTTTTTGAATCATGCCAGAATATCAATATATTTATTATCTCTATAAATATGTTCAGCAGCACAAGCTGGATCAGCCCAAATCCAAGATATAATAATATTACCTCTCCTGCTATAAAAGATGTTAAGAGCAGCATATTTCTTTTAACGAGTATGTCAAAACGTTGCAAAGCCATTAAGATGGAGCGTAAGAAGATCAAAGGCATATGTATAATAAGACCTATTCCGGCAATATAGAATACTGTTTGGGCGGTACTAATGAGCGGCTCTGATATGTGAAATACGTGTATGATGAAATACCTTGTTAATGGTATTATTGTTATAGTACCCAGGAATCCGATAATGAGATATAATGTAAAAGAGGTTTTTAATAATTCTTTTAGAGCGGTCCTATCATTTTTTGACAGATAATCAGAGATATATTTGATAGATGCAGCACCTATGCCAAGATCCATTATTGAGAAATAACCTATTATGACATTTAATATTGCAAATATTCCATAAGTCTCAAGTCCGAGTTTATGCACAATGTATGGTGTTACTGCAAGATTTAATACAATGAACCAGATTTGAGATAAGAAATTATAAGATGTATTGGATATAAACCTTTTTGTTCTATTCATATAATATGAGAAAACTATAGGTTTAGTATTGGTTTTGTCAATTAAAAAATGGACGATTTGTTTAAAAACTATACCCATAACCGTATCAAAAGTCGATAGGATTATGGGTATGCTTGGCTTTAAGATTAGGCTAAGACTTACTCAATATCTACACTAACCTGTTTTGGTTTTGCAGACTCTACTTTCGGCATGGAGATTTCCAGGATCCCTTCTCTGTATTTTGCCTTTATCTTGTCCCTGTCTACTGCAGCAGGAAGTGTAAATGACCTATGAAATGTTCCGTACGAACGCTCAATTCTGTAATAATTTTCTTCTTTTGTCTCGCGTTCAAACTTCCGCTCACCTTTCAGCATAAGCATATTATCTTTCACCTCAATAGAAAAATCTTTTTTCTCCATTCCTGGTAGTTCTGCTTTCAATACAACCTCATCTTTTGTCTCATAGATATCCACACTCGGATACCACGTACCTGTTGCAAGTTCTTCATCAGTGAATCTAAGCCTGCCGATATTTTCATCGAAAAGCCTGTTGAACCTTTCCATAGTACTTTCCAGTTCTCTTAAGGGGCTCCATTTTGTTATTGCCATTGAATGTTCACCTCCTCTTGAAATTATTATTTTTTCTCCTCAAATTCTGCATCTATAGCATCCTCTTTTCCGGATGATTCACTTGATGCTCCGGTTCCCTGTTCCGGGTTTGCAGAGGTACCCTGTGAAGCCGAAGTCTTTTTGTAGAGCAACTCGGCAAGTTTATGAGATGCCTCTGTAACCTGCTGTAAAGACTTTTTCATGGATTCTACATCCCTTTCCTCAAAAACCTTCTTTGCTTTATCAATACCCTCCTGAACATCTTTTATGTCCGTTTCTGAAAACTTATCCTTGTTCTCTCTGATCAACTTTTCCGTCGAATAGATA containing:
- a CDS encoding flippase → MNRTKRFISNTSYNFLSQIWFIVLNLAVTPYIVHKLGLETYGIFAILNVIIGYFSIMDLGIGAASIKYISDYLSKNDRTALKELLKTSFTLYLIIGFLGTITIIPLTRYFIIHVFHISEPLISTAQTVFYIAGIGLIIHMPLIFLRSILMALQRFDILVKRNMLLLTSFIAGEVILLYLGFGLIQLVLLNIFIEIINILIFWHDSKKLLPELSLKPSFHINTFKTLGNFGIMKFLNQIASQAVFQLDRILIGIFMPIAWVTYYVVPVNLSQKLMSWQGNITTVYFPLACELIAKNEREKLILLYTKLTKYIFILVLPLALILFVFSNTILKLWMHGDFAAKSGTTLKILSISYLFTVLSTVPALSADAFGKPYITTLFSIISAVINLVAAIFLIPRYGINGAAIAFAINIFGQLPLFLYYVNNKIIGIKVSQLFRKELLKPSIAGILLFIIYYIIYTFSHNIIYTASGIIAGGFLYIVILLSLKTFDKNDWELVKSFNIHLINRFIM
- a CDS encoding Hsp20/alpha crystallin family protein produces the protein MAITKWSPLRELESTMERFNRLFDENIGRLRFTDEELATGTWYPSVDIYETKDEVVLKAELPGMEKKDFSIEVKDNMLMLKGERKFERETKEENYYRIERSYGTFHRSFTLPAAVDRDKIKAKYREGILEISMPKVESAKPKQVSVDIE